The Subtercola sp. PAMC28395 genome segment CTTCAAGCAGAACTGCTCTTCACCCGCGAGGCAGTTCTCGCATTCGCGGCACGAGTCCACGAAGCATCCGATGCCCACGCGGTCACCGACGCGGTGTCGGGTGACGGCTGAACCGACCTCGGCGACGATTCCGGCTATCTCGTGGCCGGGCACCATCGGGAAGATGGCCTTGCCCCACTCTTCACGCGCCTGGTGGATGTCGGAGTGGCAGATGCCGGCGAAGGCGATGTCGATCCTCACGTCGTGCTCGCCGACTGCGCGCCGCTCGATCGTCGAGCGTTCGAATGCTGCGCCAGCCGACGATGTGATCAGCGCCGGCACAGTTGTGGTCGTGCTCGATGTCGAGGCTTCTGTTGCTGTGACTGACGAGGTGGCTGACGACTGGGGTGTCGATGATTGGACTGTCATGCGAATCCTTCCCTTGGACACGACGGAAAGGCGCAAGAAAGCGACCTCCGCCGGTGTGGTGTGCTTTAAGCCTACGTCTCCAGCTGAGACTCGTCGCCATCGACCGCCGGGGCCGCTTCGTGCTGTATCGTGCCCACGCCAGTGAGGTGTAGCCGCCGCTCACGCATGGCCAGGAACAAAGGGAACACGAAGGCGAAAGCCGTGACACCGGCAAGCACGACGTAGAGCCAGCCCCGCTTCATCCCGAGTCGCCTGCTCTCGACGATGATCAGGATGCTCCCCGCAACAGCCGCAACCAGGAGGTCGACCGTGAGAGACGAGACGGCAGGGCCGCTGTTCACCCAGTCGCCCACGAAATCGCGCAGCTGGATGATCGACAACACGTTGAACGACCAGGTTCCGACCAGGCCGACGACGGCCAGCACGAGATAGGCGAGGGCGAGGGGGGTCCAATTCTTCGTCATGGTCTATTGTCGCTGGCTCTCCTCCTCCACAGTCGGGCGAATTTGTGAGTTGTGCACTGATCGGGGGTTTCGGGTTCTCGGTGTCGGGGTGGATGGTTGACTGTTCGCATGACACGAGCATTACTCACTGATGACGAGGTTGATCCGGCCGTGCCCGATCGAACAAGCACCGGCCCCACCTGCTGCGGCTGGGAGCCCGACGGCTCGGTGACCGATGATCCTGCCAAGAACGGTGGGATGTCACCGTCGTCAGGGCCAGCGTCAGCATCTTCAGGATCTGCGTCAACGTCGTCACCACCGTCGTCGGTGTCGCGTCGGGGCAGGTTTGCGGCGGCGGTCGCGGCGGTGGTGGTGTCGCATCGGGCGATCGCGGCCGCGCACGCCGAACACGCCCTCCTCGTCGAAGAGGCCCGGATCGCCGGGTTCGCACTCCACACCCAGGACAGCTTCGCGAGCAATGGCGGCGGAGGTCCGCAGTGGTCTTCTGACCAGATTGTGCAACGCCAGGTCGTTCTCGAGCTCGCCGTCGCCTTACACCTGAGCGAGCCTGACGCGAGGCGGCTGGTCGATACCTGCGAAGGCCTCACCGGCCCGTTCACGAAAACCCGTGACGCGTTGGCTTCGGGGCGGGTGTCGTACCGGCACACCGAAACCCTCATCCACCGCTCCCACCCGCTGCCCCGGGAAGCGCTCAGCAAGTACGAGAACACGGTGTTGCCGTGGGCACGCCGGGTGACCGTGCAACGCCTGGACACGATCGCCCGCGCCTGCGTTGAGGAAGCACAACCCCGAACCGACAACCAACGCCACACCGACGCCGTCACCAACCGGCGTGTGTATTTGGAGCCTGGGTCGGACGGGATGGCGTACCTGACCCTGTACACCGCCGCCGTGGAAGCTGTTGCCATCCACAACCGCGCTTCTGACATGGCCCGTTCCGCGAAACACGCCGGCGACCCCCGCACCCTCACCCAACTGAAAGTCGATGTCCTCACCGACCTGATGCTCAACGGCAACACCCACACCCCCCGCGTCGCCCCAGGGATCCGGGCACGGGTGAACGTCACCGTCCCCGCACTCACCTTGCTGGGCCGTGACCACCACGGCGTCCCCGACCCCGACCAGTCGTCCGGCCCAGCCAACCTGGAAGGGTTCGGGCCGATCGACCGGCACACCGCCCTCACCATCACCCGCGACGCCCACTCGTTCACCCGGGTCCTCACCGACCCCGCCACCGGTACCGTGCTCAGCTACGGCAGGCAACGGTACAAGCCCCCGGCAGACCTTGACGAACTCATCCGGCTCACCCACACCGAATGCACCTTCCCCACCCCCTGCCAACCCTCCACCACCACAGACCTCGACCACACCATCGCCTGGGGCGACGGCGGCACCACCGCGTACGACAACCTCAGCCCCCTCTGCACCACGCACCACAAAGTCAAACACCACACCGAATGGACCATCCGGCAAACCCCAGGAGAAAACGGGCGACCACCGACCATCACCTGGACCTCACCCGCCGGCTACCACTACACCATCGACCCCACACCACTCACGAAACCCATCGTGCAGTTCACCCAAGGAACAGACCGAACAGACAGCAAGCCTGACTTCGCCGACGATCTCGACGAGAGCGACAGCGAGAGCGACAGCGAGGTTGGCGCTCCACCATTCTGAAACCGATCGCGGTTGGTGGATTCGCTGGTGCGGTAGGGAATGCCGGCTCCACCGATTCGACTGGTGTATCCAAAGTGCGGCAGCATTGCACAGGAGTGCACATCGACCAGAAAGATCAGGACTACGAATATGACAACACGGTCAGCGCCCTACGAAAAATCACTCGCCTGGGTGCGGCGCGCTGTCACCGATGGTCCGCTGCCCGTTGCAGTGTTCGGAGTAGCAACTTCGACGGGCATCCAGGAGATCGCCTCCTTCGGCAGTGACAAGGGCCGAGTCGCGGGTGTCGACGACCAGTTCGCACTCTTCTCCGTCACGAAACCACTCACGGCACTCACTGCACTCCGACTCGTCGAGGCTGGCGAACTGAGCCTCGACGCCCAGCTCGCAGAGGCGGTGCCCACCCTGAGTGGAGAGAATTCGGGGCTGGCGACCCTTGAACACCTGCTGAGTCACCGAAGCGGCTTAGCCGACCCCGACCTCGACGGTACCGATCCGAGGGACACCCTCGCTCGCATCGGTGGGGTCTTTCCTGCCGGCACGATGACGCAGTACTGCAACCTCGGTTTCGTCGGTGTCGAAAAGCTGATGGAGCACGCGTCGGCACGGGCCAACGCGACAACAGCCGGTGAAGTGGGCTCTGGAGGGAGATCCTTCGAGGCCCAGTTCGCAGCTCTGAACGAGGTCGAAGGCGTATCGACACTGGGCTTCGACCCTGATCGCGATCCACACTTCGTACACGGAACGGAGTCGGTCGGTCTTGACCACTCTCGTCTGGTCGAGGCACGGCACCCTGCTGCCGGCGCATACGCGAAGGCAAGCGATCTGCTCTCGCTCGGCAGCGCTTTGCTGAGAACGGTGGCATCGGGGTCTTCGGAGGTCGTGCATCCGTCGACCCTCGCTGCGATGCGGGTGAATCGGACGGCAGGGTTGCCCCGACTTAACTCACGTGCCGACGATGCCCAGAAGCAGGACTGGGGGCTGGGATTCAACCTGCCCACGTCGTCGGCCATTCTCGACCGAAACCTCTTCGGCCACGCAGGATGGTCGGGGTGCCAGTGGTGGATCTATCCGGAACTCGACGCGTGCTTCGTGCTGCTGACGAACCTGATCGACCTGCCGGGCAAGGGGGTTCGCATCGACGAGTTGCAGAACGCTTTCGCCTCTGGGCTGCGCTGACCGCTGCCCGTCAGACCCGGCAACCACCGCAGCAGCAGCCGTAGCAGCCACTTACCAGCTGCTACCAGGTGCTACCAGGTGCCAGCCGGCGACGAGATCACCGGAACAGGGGCGTACGACCAGTGCGCTCCGTTCGCGTAATGGCTCGCAGCCCACGGTGAAGCCCAGATGGCATGCTCGATGACGCTGGTCGGGGCCGATGAGGTGAATCCGGCGACGATTGCCGAATACCCGCTGACGCCGTGCAGTGCCTCTGCGGCGTTCTCTGCCGCCGTCACTAGGTTGTCGTAACTGCCGAATCCGCTGCCGCCGCCCGAACCCCAGCCGTTGTTCAGCGGGTTGTTGCGGTTCCACCAGTCATCGGGGCCGTTTTCCTGGCGCATCCACCTGGTCATGACGGTGATGTTCGAATCCGTCAGAGGGAATCCGGCCAGGAGGAGCACGAGCGTGGCCCAGTCACGGTTGGTGCTCCCCGCAGCCAGTGTCTTCACACCGGGTGTCGAGGAGTAGTCGTCACGAGTGACGGTCACGGTTCCGGCGACCCCCGGCACGGTGATGATCTGTGCGGCAGAGTTCTGATCGGCCCCGGATCGGGCGTACGCAGCATTCGCCAATTCGACATCGATCGGCGGGGCCGGCGGCGGCGCGAGCCCCGTGAGGGCGAGAAGGGCGAAGGCGGCGACTCCGGCGCAGACCGCGACCGATCGGCTCACGCGGCGACGCGGTGAGGTCTTCGCCGGTCGATGCCGGTCGTGAATCGGGGTGGATGAAGTGGCCATAGTGATGAAGGAGGCAGGCTAAGTGAGGCACACCTGCGAACAGGGAATCAGAATAACAGCCCAGCCCGGTCGGTATCCTGTGGGGATGATCATCGGAATCGAGACCGGCGGCACCAAGGTGGTGATGGCAGCGGCCGAAGTCGGCAACCCCGAGCATCCGGTCACACTGTCGACGGTTCCGACCACCTCGCCCACAGAGACCCTCGAGAAGATCGCCGGCTTCATCGCTGAGAACTCCCCCGGGGGAGCACCCAGTGCAATCGGTGTGGCCTCATTCGGCCCGCTCGACACGCGTCTGGACTCCTCCACCTACGGCCGCATACTGTCGACCCCGAAGCACGGCTGGTCGAACGTCGACATCGTCGGCTCCCTCACAGCGCGTTTCACGGCGCCGATCGGGCTGGTCACCGACGTGACGGGTGCCGTCATCGGCGAACACCGCTGGGGTTCTGGCCGCGGCCACGACGACGTCGCCTACCTCACCGTAGGCACGGGAATCGGGGTCGGCGCCATCGTGCACGGCCGCATCCATGCCGGCACCGGTTACCCTGAGGTCGCCCACGTGCTGGTTCGCCGTCACCCCGCCGACACGTTCGCCGGGGTCTGCCGCTTTCACGGCGACTGTGTCGAGGGTCTGGCTTCGGGGCCGGCAATCCACGCGCGCTGGGGCACCGACGCGTCGTCGCTGGCACCGGATGATCGGTCACTCGCCCTCGAAATGGAGGCGTTCTACCTCGGCCAGCTCCTCGCGACGATCTACTACACACTCGGCTCGAGGCTCGTGGTCTTCGGTGGCGGCGTCTCGAAATCCCCCGGATTGCCGGGACTCGTCGCCGAAACGGCAAATGCGCTCATCGGTTTCGACTACCTGGCAGAGTCAGGGGACGGCCCGCTCGTTGTGGTCAGCCCTTCGCTGGGAGACCTTTCGGGCGTGACCGGCGCACTGACGCTCGCGCAGTCGCTGCTGTGAATCCCTGTCAGCCATGAGTTTCACGGTGCTGGCCCTCGTGGTGTTGGTCGGGCTGCTCGGCCCACTGTTGGCCGCGCGCTCGTCATGGCGTATTCCTGTGGTGGTCGGTGAGCTCACCGGCGGGCTCATCATCGGGCTCTCCGGGTTCAACCTTGTGGACCCCTCGAGCATCGATTTCCATCTCCTGGCCACCATCGGTTTCGGGCTCACGATGGTCATCGTAGGCTCTCAAATTCCCGTCGCCGACGCCGCAGTTCGCGCGCTGGTGCCGAAGGGGTTGCTCGGCGCCGCGGCGGTCGGAGTCGCGGCGGCGGCTCTGGGTGTGGCTATCGCTGCTCTCTTCGGAACGGGTCACGCCGCTCTCTATGCCGTCGTTCTCGCGTCATCATCAGCGGCTCTGGTGCTCCCGATGCTGCAGTCAGTGGGCATGCGAAGAAGTTCCGTCACGCAACTCGTCGCCCAGATCGCCATCGCCGATGTCGCGTGCATCGTTGTTTTGCCCCTGGTCGTGGCTCCCGACCGCGCACCTGAAGCGGCAATCGGCGCGCTCGTCATCGCGGCGGCCGCCATCGTGCTCGTGGTCGTTCTTCGCAGGCTGTCACACACCGACCTCCGCCGCCGACTGCACCGGTTCTCCGAGCGCCGCCGGTTCGCCCTGGAACTGAGGTTCAGCCTTCTTGCGCTCTTCACCTTCGCAGCGATCGCGCAGTTCGCCACGCTCTCGATCATGCTGGCCGGATTCGCCTTCGGCCTGGTGCTCGCAGCGGGCGGCGAACCCCGCAGGCTCGCCCGCCAGCTCTTCGGAATCACCGAGGGCTTCTTCGGCCCGCTGTTCTTCGTTTGGCTGGGAGCGTCACTCGACCTCCGCACGCTGGCCGGGCATCCTCAGATGATTCTGCTGGGTGCCGCTCTCGGGCTCTCGGCCGTCGTTGCCCATCTCGCGAGCCGGGTCGCACGGTTGCCGTGGTCGCAATCGGTTGCATCAGCCGGGCAGCTGGGTGTACCCGTGGCTGCCGTGACGCTGGCACTGCAGTCGGGCTCGCTGGCTGCAGGTGAGGATGCTGCGATCATCCTCGGCGCACTGGTCACCATCGCCACCTCCGCTCTTGCGACAAGCTCCATCGCGCGAAAGCTGGTGACCAGAACAGGCCCGACGGTGGGTCGCTAGCGCGAGATCTGCTGAAGCGCCCAGGAGTTGCCGTCGGGGTCACTGAAATACGCGTACCGCACTCCACCGCCCATATCGCTCACCTCAGAAACGTCGACCCCGTTGGCGAGGAGGGTCTGGCGGGCCAGGTCGACGTCGTCGACGACCAGATGCAGGCTTTGCACCGGGGCCGCCGAAGGGTCGACGAAGCCGACCCCGATGGCGATGGAGCAGGACGAACCGGGCGGGGTCAATTGCACGACCCGCATGCCGTTCCCCGGCTCGACATCGTGGTCGAGGACGAAGCCGACTCGATCGATGTAGAACGCCTTGCTGCGCTCGACATCGGTGGAGGGTAAGGGAATCAATTCGAGTCGCATTTCCACGATGTTCTCCGTTGTCTGAAAGCTTTGTCGTTCAGCTTGATCAAGAGCCACCGTACCCCCTAGCCTCAGAGTCAGATGGTTCCGGTGCCCCACCAGAACACAACATTTCCAATGGAGGAACCCATGGCATCCGGGCCCGTCGAGATACTCACCGTCGTCTTTCCAGGCAGCAATTTCTCAGGGCTGATCGTGCCTGAGTTGCAGAAGCTCGTCGAGAGCGAGACCATCACGATCATCGATGGGCTGATCGTGCACATCGATGAAGATGGCACTGAGTCGTTCGCCGAATTCGACGAAATCAGTGCTGACAGCGATGAATCCACCCTGAGTGGGCTCCTCGAACGCGTTGACGGACTCATCTCCGACGACGACGTGCACGAACTGCTCACCGGGCTTGAGCCGAACACCACTGCAGCAGTGCTCGTCTTCGAGCACACCTGGGCGAAGGGGCTTCGCGACGCGGTTGTCGGTTCAGGCGGCATTCTGCTTGACAGCACCCGGGTACCCGGGCCGGTTGTCGATGAAGTACTTTCCGCACTCGCGGAACTCGAAGAACTCGAAGTCGAAGGAGAGTAAGACCATGCGACGTATGGGACGCCCCGGTCTGTTCGGAACAATGGCACGCACGGCCGTCATCGCAGGAACCGCCACGGCGGTCTCCGGCAATGTACGCAACAGGCAGCAGGCTGGCGCGCAGTCGGCAGCCCAGCAGCAGGAGATGGCAGCCGCGCAGCAGCAGGCTGCGATCGACGCTGCCGCCCAGCAGGCTGTTGCGCAGCAGGCCGCCGCCGCGCAGGCCGCACCCGCAGCACCGGCTGCGGCACCCGCGGATGACCTCCTCACGCAGCTGGCGCGACTCGGCCAGATGAACCAGGCCGGGCTGATCAGTGACGCAGAATTCACTGCGGCGAAGGCCAAACTGCTCGGTATCTAGCACTGCTCGGTATCTAGCAGCCAGACCGCAGCACTCACGCGACGGTGATGACTCCCATCATGCCGCCGTCTTCGTGGTCGAGAATGTGGCAGTGGTAGACCGATGTGCCGGTGAAGTCCTCAAAGGCGATTCGAACGCGAACGCGGGATTTCGCCGGCACATTCACCACGTCGCGCCAGACTGGTTCGGTCTCGGTCGTGCCGCCGGTTGAGAGCAACTGCATCGGCCAGACGTGCAGGTGAAAAGGGTGATCCATCGTGCTCGTGTTGACGAGCATCCACTCTTCGATCGCCCCTCGAGCGACGGACTGGTCGACGCGATTCGGGTCGAAGGTCGTGCCGTCGATGGTGAACTGCATCATTCCGCCACCACCCATGCCCATGCCTGCGGCGCCCATTGCGAGCGTGAGAGTGCGTGAGCCTGTCAGCGTCTCGGTTCTCAGGTCCCGGAGCGGGAGGGGCGCGGGGCTGAGTGTGGCTGTCTGCGGAACGGTCGCCCTCTCCCCCGACACACGCAGGCGTGCCAGTGTGACCACGCTCGTGCTGCGCGGATTGCCGACCATCATGCTGCCTGCAGAACCGCGGTCGACCGGAATCGCGAGAAGGTTGACGGCGCCGGCGGGCATCGTGACGAGCACGTCTGCACGAGCTCCAGGTACCAGATCGATTGCCGAAACCTGGCGCGGCTCGGCGAGTCGCGAGCCGTCGTTGCCCTGCAGCGAGATGGTCGCCCCTGCGAGGGTCAGCGAGAGGTACCTCGAGGTGCAGGCATTGACCACGTACCAGCGTTCGATGTCTCCCGGTTTCGCGTCGAGCACAGGAGCGACCTGGCCGTTCACCAGCATGATCTGGCCCTCGCGCCCCGCCATGCGATCCATCTGAGTGGTCACGGCGACTTCTCCGGAGGAATCGAAGGTGATGTCCGAGATGACGAGCAGACGCTCGCGTGTCACAGCGATGTGGTCATCGCGCTCGACGCGAATCACGCCGTAGAGCCCCGCGAACACCTGTTCTGCCGTCATGCCGTGGTGATGCGGGTGGTACCAGAAGGCGCCCGCCGGATGATCGTCGGGAATCTGGTACTCGTAGTCGGCCGTCGTCGCCGTATCCACCTGGCGAAAGACGTTGTCACTCGATCCCTCCGGCGAGACATGAAGCCCGTGGGTATGCAGGTTGGTCGGCTCGCCGAGGCTGTTGACGAGCGAGATCTTCACCGTGTCTCCCGGCCGAACGACCAGGGTCGGCCCGGGGAGGCTCCCGTTGTAGGTCATCGCCGAAACTGTCGTGCCCCCGACATCGATACGCGAGCGCGATGCAGACAGAGCAACGTCGAGCAGACCTGAGACACTTCGCAGAACGGGCGGCTCGGTGAAGGCAGCGCCACCGGTCGACGCAGTGACGGGTGCGGCGTTGTTCAACCCATCCCAGATCAAGCCGGTGCCGCCGGTCACGACCAACGCGGCACCGACTCCGCCCAGGGTGAGGAAGGTCCGCCGACTGACAGCGGCCATCAGCGCACGCTCTGCTCTGGTTGCTGGCCCGGTAGCTCTGGTTGCTGGCCCGGTAGCTCTGGCGACTTGCCCAGGCTTTCTGACTGGATGCCCCGCTCCAGCCGGCCGCGAGAGAGAACCAGGCCGCAGACTGCGATCACTATCAGTGCGAGTCCGACCACCACCAGCGATCCGAAGAGAATCGCCCAGTTCATCACGAACACGCTGCCTGACATCATCGGGCCGACCACTGCATCCCTACGCTTCTGGTTCGCCGCCCTCGATCAGCGCCGTTCCACACTCAGTCCTTCGAAGCGCGAGCCAGTCGACCCGCATCCGCCTCCACTGTTGCTGACAGACGCCCGGTCAGGAAGGGTCGTTGGTCCTGCTGTCTTCACGAGCACCGTCTGGTGCAGCCCCAGACGTCACCGTCTCGACCACCGGTTCGACCATCGGTTCGACAACAGTCGTGTGTCGACCTGCCCGCTGTGCAGCCTCGAGCGCCTCGGCCTCTTCTCCGCCGATCGCTTCACCGCGGGCGATGAGCCCGGCCTGGTCGGAGAGCGGGATCTGCTTCAGGAACAGCGCGAGCACGAATGCCAGGCCGATGAACGGCAGGAGGTACCAGAACACCGGTGCGAGCGCGTCGGCGTAGGCGGTCACCACGCCGAGGTGGATCTCCGGCGGCAGGGAGTTCAGGGTCTGCGGGTCGATGCTCGCGGTCGCGTTGGCTGCGTCGGTGGCGCTGGCGCCGGCATCGGTGAACACGGCTTTGAGGTTGTCGGTCAACCGCGTGGTGAAGATCGTTCCGAACACTGCCGTGCCGAGGGCAGCACCCACCTCACGGAAGTAGTTGTTCGTACTCGTCGCTGTTCCGACCATCTTCGCGTCGACCGAGTTCTGTACAACGAGCACCACGACCTGCATGATCAGGCCGAGACCGGCGCCGAAGAAGAACAGGAACACGCAGATCAGCCAGATCGGTGTCGTCGCTGTGAGCGTGGTCATGGCGACCATCGCGCCCCCGGTGACGATCGTGCCGAGGATGGGGTAGATGCGGTACCGGCCGGTGCGGGTGATCAGCTGCCCGGAGAGGATCGACGTGCCGATCAGACCCACCATCATCGGCAGCAGCAACAGCCCCGACACAGCGGCAGAAGTACCCGACGACATCTGCAGGAACGTCGGTACGAAGCCGATCGCCGCGAACATGCCGAGACCGATCGTCAGACCGATCGCGGTCGCATTCACGAAGATCGGGTTCCTGAAGAGAGACAACGGGATGATCGGATCTTTCGCCTTCGACTCGACCAGCACGAACAGCAGCGCCGAGAGCACCATGCCGACCCCGATCATCCAGGTCTCGATCGCACCCCAGCCATGGGCACGGTCACCGCCGAAGTCGGTGAAGAAGATCAGGCACGTGGTGAACGCCGAGAGCAGCACCACGCCGAGAATGTCGATCGGGGCCGTCGCCTTCTTGTTGGGGAGGGTGAGCGTGAACCAGGCGACGGCGAACGCGGCAATGCCCACCGGGATGTTGATGTAGAACGCCCACTGCCAGGTGAGGTGATCGACGAAGAAGCCACCCAGTAGGGGCCCGCCCACCGCGGAGAGACCGAAGATCGCGCCGAGGGGGCCGAGGTATTTGCCTCGCTCAGAGGCGGGGACGATATCAGCGATGATCGCCTGCGAGAGGATCATGAGCCCGCCACCGCCGAGGCCCTGGATGGCGCGGAACACGATGAGCTGGGTGAAGTCGCCGGCCAGCGCGCAGCCGAGCGAGGCGACCGTGAACAACGCGATCGCGATCAGGAACAGGCGACGCCTGCCGAGAACGTCACCGAACTTGCCGTAGATCGGCATCACGATGGTCGTCGCGAGCAGGTACGCGGTGGTCAGCCAGACCTGGTGCTCCACACCGCCGAGCTGGCCCACGATCGTCGGCATTGCGGTCGAGACGATCGTCTGGTCGAGGCTCGACAGCAGCATGCCGGCAATCAGGGCGGCGAAGATGATCCAGATCCGGCGCTGCGTGAGCAGGAGCGGCGCCTCGGTCTTGATGGCGGTCACAGTCATTCCTTTCGGGGCGGAGCTGACGAGAGTCGGGTTTGATCTGTTGTGAGTACGCTCCGGTAGGCCGTCAGTGCTTCGTTGATGATCTCGGAGAATTCCCGGGTGTTCGACGGGTCGAAGAGCTCTTCACCGGCCGAGCGCAGCAGGGTCGACAGAATGCTGACAACGGCACGAGCGTGCGGGTCGTCTGGAGACACGCCCTCGCGTTCGGCGATGAATGCGGCTGCCTGGCGGTCGCGTTCGCGCGAGATACCGATGAAGCGCACCATCAGGTGAGGCTCCCGCTCGAGGGCGAGCCAGAACACGGTGTGCTCGGCCGCCACCAAGTCAGATGACTCGACGTGCTGCACGATCAGCGCGATGAGGTCGTCGATGACCGCAGGCCAACCGTGCGAGCCCAATGCCAGGAAGTCCGAGGCGAACTGCTGGGCCTCCTCTTCGGGGTCGACACCGATGACCGCGTCTTCCTT includes the following:
- a CDS encoding DUF2834 domain-containing protein produces the protein MTKNWTPLALAYLVLAVVGLVGTWSFNVLSIIQLRDFVGDWVNSGPAVSSLTVDLLVAAVAGSILIIVESRRLGMKRGWLYVVLAGVTAFAFVFPLFLAMRERRLHLTGVGTIQHEAAPAVDGDESQLET
- a CDS encoding HNH endonuclease signature motif containing protein, coding for MTRALLTDDEVDPAVPDRTSTGPTCCGWEPDGSVTDDPAKNGGMSPSSGPASASSGSASTSSPPSSVSRRGRFAAAVAAVVVSHRAIAAAHAEHALLVEEARIAGFALHTQDSFASNGGGGPQWSSDQIVQRQVVLELAVALHLSEPDARRLVDTCEGLTGPFTKTRDALASGRVSYRHTETLIHRSHPLPREALSKYENTVLPWARRVTVQRLDTIARACVEEAQPRTDNQRHTDAVTNRRVYLEPGSDGMAYLTLYTAAVEAVAIHNRASDMARSAKHAGDPRTLTQLKVDVLTDLMLNGNTHTPRVAPGIRARVNVTVPALTLLGRDHHGVPDPDQSSGPANLEGFGPIDRHTALTITRDAHSFTRVLTDPATGTVLSYGRQRYKPPADLDELIRLTHTECTFPTPCQPSTTTDLDHTIAWGDGGTTAYDNLSPLCTTHHKVKHHTEWTIRQTPGENGRPPTITWTSPAGYHYTIDPTPLTKPIVQFTQGTDRTDSKPDFADDLDESDSESDSEVGAPPF
- a CDS encoding serine hydrolase; the encoded protein is MTTRSAPYEKSLAWVRRAVTDGPLPVAVFGVATSTGIQEIASFGSDKGRVAGVDDQFALFSVTKPLTALTALRLVEAGELSLDAQLAEAVPTLSGENSGLATLEHLLSHRSGLADPDLDGTDPRDTLARIGGVFPAGTMTQYCNLGFVGVEKLMEHASARANATTAGEVGSGGRSFEAQFAALNEVEGVSTLGFDPDRDPHFVHGTESVGLDHSRLVEARHPAAGAYAKASDLLSLGSALLRTVASGSSEVVHPSTLAAMRVNRTAGLPRLNSRADDAQKQDWGLGFNLPTSSAILDRNLFGHAGWSGCQWWIYPELDACFVLLTNLIDLPGKGVRIDELQNAFASGLR
- a CDS encoding ROK family protein, which gives rise to MIIGIETGGTKVVMAAAEVGNPEHPVTLSTVPTTSPTETLEKIAGFIAENSPGGAPSAIGVASFGPLDTRLDSSTYGRILSTPKHGWSNVDIVGSLTARFTAPIGLVTDVTGAVIGEHRWGSGRGHDDVAYLTVGTGIGVGAIVHGRIHAGTGYPEVAHVLVRRHPADTFAGVCRFHGDCVEGLASGPAIHARWGTDASSLAPDDRSLALEMEAFYLGQLLATIYYTLGSRLVVFGGGVSKSPGLPGLVAETANALIGFDYLAESGDGPLVVVSPSLGDLSGVTGALTLAQSLL
- a CDS encoding cation:proton antiporter → MSFTVLALVVLVGLLGPLLAARSSWRIPVVVGELTGGLIIGLSGFNLVDPSSIDFHLLATIGFGLTMVIVGSQIPVADAAVRALVPKGLLGAAAVGVAAAALGVAIAALFGTGHAALYAVVLASSSAALVLPMLQSVGMRRSSVTQLVAQIAIADVACIVVLPLVVAPDRAPEAAIGALVIAAAAIVLVVVLRRLSHTDLRRRLHRFSERRRFALELRFSLLALFTFAAIAQFATLSIMLAGFAFGLVLAAGGEPRRLARQLFGITEGFFGPLFFVWLGASLDLRTLAGHPQMILLGAALGLSAVVAHLASRVARLPWSQSVASAGQLGVPVAAVTLALQSGSLAAGEDAAIILGALVTIATSALATSSIARKLVTRTGPTVGR
- a CDS encoding VOC family protein, with protein sequence MRLELIPLPSTDVERSKAFYIDRVGFVLDHDVEPGNGMRVVQLTPPGSSCSIAIGVGFVDPSAAPVQSLHLVVDDVDLARQTLLANGVDVSEVSDMGGGVRYAYFSDPDGNSWALQQISR
- a CDS encoding DUF6325 family protein; protein product: MASGPVEILTVVFPGSNFSGLIVPELQKLVESETITIIDGLIVHIDEDGTESFAEFDEISADSDESTLSGLLERVDGLISDDDVHELLTGLEPNTTAAVLVFEHTWAKGLRDAVVGSGGILLDSTRVPGPVVDEVLSALAELEELEVEGE
- a CDS encoding SHOCT domain-containing protein, yielding MRRMGRPGLFGTMARTAVIAGTATAVSGNVRNRQQAGAQSAAQQQEMAAAQQQAAIDAAAQQAVAQQAAAAQAAPAAPAAAPADDLLTQLARLGQMNQAGLISDAEFTAAKAKLLGI
- a CDS encoding multicopper oxidase family protein: MAAVSRRTFLTLGGVGAALVVTGGTGLIWDGLNNAAPVTASTGGAAFTEPPVLRSVSGLLDVALSASRSRIDVGGTTVSAMTYNGSLPGPTLVVRPGDTVKISLVNSLGEPTNLHTHGLHVSPEGSSDNVFRQVDTATTADYEYQIPDDHPAGAFWYHPHHHGMTAEQVFAGLYGVIRVERDDHIAVTRERLLVISDITFDSSGEVAVTTQMDRMAGREGQIMLVNGQVAPVLDAKPGDIERWYVVNACTSRYLSLTLAGATISLQGNDGSRLAEPRQVSAIDLVPGARADVLVTMPAGAVNLLAIPVDRGSAGSMMVGNPRSTSVVTLARLRVSGERATVPQTATLSPAPLPLRDLRTETLTGSRTLTLAMGAAGMGMGGGGMMQFTIDGTTFDPNRVDQSVARGAIEEWMLVNTSTMDHPFHLHVWPMQLLSTGGTTETEPVWRDVVNVPAKSRVRVRIAFEDFTGTSVYHCHILDHEDGGMMGVITVA
- a CDS encoding MDR family MFS transporter, giving the protein MTVTAIKTEAPLLLTQRRIWIIFAALIAGMLLSSLDQTIVSTAMPTIVGQLGGVEHQVWLTTAYLLATTIVMPIYGKFGDVLGRRRLFLIAIALFTVASLGCALAGDFTQLIVFRAIQGLGGGGLMILSQAIIADIVPASERGKYLGPLGAIFGLSAVGGPLLGGFFVDHLTWQWAFYINIPVGIAAFAVAWFTLTLPNKKATAPIDILGVVLLSAFTTCLIFFTDFGGDRAHGWGAIETWMIGVGMVLSALLFVLVESKAKDPIIPLSLFRNPIFVNATAIGLTIGLGMFAAIGFVPTFLQMSSGTSAAVSGLLLLPMMVGLIGTSILSGQLITRTGRYRIYPILGTIVTGGAMVAMTTLTATTPIWLICVFLFFFGAGLGLIMQVVVLVVQNSVDAKMVGTATSTNNYFREVGAALGTAVFGTIFTTRLTDNLKAVFTDAGASATDAANATASIDPQTLNSLPPEIHLGVVTAYADALAPVFWYLLPFIGLAFVLALFLKQIPLSDQAGLIARGEAIGGEEAEALEAAQRAGRHTTVVEPMVEPVVETVTSGAAPDGAREDSRTNDPS
- a CDS encoding TetR/AcrR family transcriptional regulator; its protein translation is MQDGATIGRRERRKQETASSLTSVTRRLTAERGLAGFTIEEVCEQVDVSRRTFFNYFATKEDAVIGVDPEEEAQQFASDFLALGSHGWPAVIDDLIALIVQHVESSDLVAAEHTVFWLALEREPHLMVRFIGISRERDRQAAAFIAEREGVSPDDPHARAVVSILSTLLRSAGEELFDPSNTREFSEIINEALTAYRSVLTTDQTRLSSAPPRKE